The proteins below are encoded in one region of Coffea arabica cultivar ET-39 chromosome 4c, Coffea Arabica ET-39 HiFi, whole genome shotgun sequence:
- the LOC113738364 gene encoding RING-H2 finger protein ATL46-like, with translation MGKISPIVLLVIIILAVIFFVYGLLHLLFRYFMKIPSFSAVSQSNRNRETSGSHALQRQLQQLFHMHDSGLDQALIDALPIFYYKDIMGLKEPFDCAVCLCEFSDQDMLRLLPLCSHAFHLNCIDTWLLSNSTCPLCRSVISSGTPIGNKPLFNFHGSRERSNRSLVDSENEHYCNHKPDIMQESASEMRVFSVRLGKYRSINEEGRNGDHRSDQMEMISSCNLDGRRCYSMGTFQYIVNSEMQVALSDGGSLKLIKGSVDQGNFAPDNTEREGKKICARTRRESFSVSKIWLWSKEESSQSLSENTLNVNSFNVDMPMIEGTH, from the coding sequence ATGGGCAAAATCAGTCCAATAGTTCTACTAGTTATAATCATCCTAGCAGTAATATTCTTTGTCTATGGTTTGCTTCATCTTCTCTTTAGATATTTCATGAAGATACCATCTTTTTCAGCGGTTTCTCAATCCAATAGAAACAGAGAAACCTCAGGTTCCCATGCTCTTCAAAGACAGCTGCAACAACTCTTTCATATGCATGATTCTGGCCTTGACCAAGCTCTTATTGATGCGTTACCAATCTTTTATTACAAAGACATTATGGGATTGAAGGAGCCATTTGATtgtgctgtttgcttgtgtgaattttcTGACCAAGATATGCTAAGATTACTTCCCCTTTGCAGCCATGCTTTTCATCTAAATTGCATAGATACTTGGTTACTATCAAACTCTACCTGTCCATTATGTAGAAGTGTCATTAGCTCTGGGACTCCTATTGGAAATAAGCCTTTGTTTAATTTTCATGGATCAAGAGAAAGATCGAATCGCTCTTTGGTGGACTCTGAGAATGAGCACTATTGCAACCACAAGCCAGATATTATGCAAGAAAGCGCAAGCGAAATGAGAGTTTTTTCTGTTAGGCTCGGCAAGTatagaagcattaatgaagaGGGTAGGAATGGAGACCATAGAAGTGATCAGATGGAAATGATCAGTAGCTGCAACTTGGATGGAAGGAGGTGCTACTCAATGGGCACATTTCAGTATATAGTTAATTCTGAGATGCAAGTGGCTTTATCCGATGGAGGTAGTCTGAAACTAATCAAAGGTAGTGTTGATCAAGGAAACTTTGCGCCTGACAATACGGAAAGAGAAGGAAAGAAGATCTGTGCTAGGACTAGAAGGGAGAGCTTTTCTGTGTCCAAGATATGGCTTTGGTCCAAGGAGGAGAGTTCTCAAAGCTTATCCGAAAACACATTAAATGTGAATTCTTTTAATGTTGATATGCCTATGATTGAAGGAACTCACTAA
- the LOC113738756 gene encoding probable inactive receptor kinase At2g26730, whose amino-acid sequence MDCVPPSWTSFMVFSLLLVKVSAETVEVRQALVQFLDNIYPANAGRDASWGWNLSSDPCDARWKGVDCRGTSSVRKIVLNEINLTGILDASSLCVTRSLAVLSLNDNNVFGNLPEEISNCSRLTHLYLSGNNFTGNLPKSLSRLNNLKRIDISNNRFSGALPDLSRISGLLSFLAENNQLSGEIPDFDFSNLAKFNVSYNNFSGPVPNEDGHFGPSSFLGNPELCGQPLSIACPTPPPVPAPTPAKKKHSSSKQYLIYSGYAILALIIIFLVGCKVFKRKKHGAKNSMAAENESSKPSSTSSDSKIREGSRSEFSIMSPATRKSSSLVVLSSPMVNGMQFEDLLRAPAELVGRGKHGTLYKVALNNSVTLAVKRIKDWEISRDNFKKRMQKINEVKHANVLPIVAYYCSEQEKLLVYEFQQNGSLFRLLNENQKSEMFDWGSRLNVAASTANALALMHQELHNDGIAHGNLKSSNILMNKDMDPCISEYGLKMLENHDEQFTTQIESIMDSDSQGSKKIFKADIYSFGVILLELLTGKLVQNRASDLAKWVHSVVREEWTAEVFDKALISEGASEERMVNLLQVALRCINPSLDARPSSSQVAVMINSIKGDEEKSTNTSIEL is encoded by the exons ATGGATTGTGTTCCACCCTCCTGGACATCATTCATGGTGTTTTCGCTTCTTCTGGTGAAGGTGAGTGCAGAAACAGTTGAAGTGAGGCAAGCATTGGTGCAATTTCTGGACAACATTTATCCAGCGAATGCTGGAAGAGATGCGAGTTGGGGGTGGAATTTGAGCTCAGACCCCTGCGATGCACGGTGGAAAGGGGTGGATTGTCGTGGTACTTCATCTGTCAGGAAAATAGTACTTAATGAGATCAATCTCACTGGAATTCTTGATGCCAGTTCTCTGTGTGTGACGAGATCACTTGCTGTTTTGAGCCTGAATGACAACAATGTTTTTGGAAATTTGCCTGAAGAGATATCAAATTGCAGTCGTCTGACACACTTGTATCTTTCTGGAAACAATTTCACAGGCAACCTTCCAAAATCTCTTTCGAGGTTGAATAACCTGAAAAGAATTGATATATCGAACAATAGATTCTCCGGTGCATTGCCTGATTTGTCAAGAATCTCAGGCTTGTTATCTTTCCTTGCTGAAAACAATCAGCTCAGTGGAGAGATACCAGATTTTGATTTCTCCAACCTTGCAAAGTTCAATGTTTCTTACAACAATTTCAGTGGACCTGTTCCTAATGAGGATGGTCATTTTGGTCCAAGTAGCTTCTTGGGTAATCCTGAATTATGTGGACAACCACTATCAATTGCATGTCCAACTCCTCCACCTGTTCCAGCTCCAACACCAGCCAAAAAGAAGCATTCCTCAAGCAAACAATACCTTATCTACTCTGGATATGCTATTTTGGCCTTGATCATTATATTCTTGGTTGGCTGCAAAGTCTTCAAGAGGAAGAAGCATGGTGCAAAGAATTCAATGGCAGCAGAGAATGAAAGTAGCAAGCCTAGTAGTACATCTAGTGATTCAAAGATTAGGGAAGGAAGTCGGTCAGAATTTTCCATAATGTCTCCTGCAACAAGGAAAAGTTCATCTCTAGTTGTTCTTTCAAGTCCAATGGTCAATGGCATGCAATTTGAGGATCTGCTACGAGCACCAGCAGAATTGGTTGGAAGAGGAAAACATGGAACCCTCTATAAGGTCGCACTCAATAATTCAGTGACCTTAGCAGTGAAAAGGATCAAGGACTGGGAGATTTCACGGGACAATTTTAAGAAGAGGATGCAGAAAATAAATGAAGTGAAGCATGCGAATGTGTTGCCTATTGTTGCCTATTATTGCTCTGAGCAGGAGAAGCTCTTAGTTTATGAATTCCAGCAGAATGGCAGTCTCTTCAGACTCCTTAATG AAAACCAGAAAAGTGAGATGTTTGATTGGGGAAGCAGATTAAACGTTGCAGCTAGTACTGCTAATGCATTAGCTCTCATGCATCAGGAGCTTCACAATGATGGCATTGCACACGGAAACCTTAAATCCTCCAACATATTGATGAACAAGGATATGGACCCCTGCATTAGTGAGTATGGCCTAAAGATGCTTGAGAATCATGATGAACAATTTACTACTCAAATTGAAAGCATAATGGATAGTGATTCACAAGGCAGCAAGAAAATCTTCAAAGCCGACATTTATTCCTTCGGTGTAATTCTCCTTGAGCTGCTGACAGGCAAGCTTGTTCAGAACAGGGCATCTGACTTGGCTAAGTGGGTACATTCAGTAGTGAGAGAAGAATGGACAGCTGAAGTTTTTGACAAGGCACTGATTTCAGAAGGTGCAAGTGAAGAAAGGATGGTTAATTTGTTGCAGGTGGCTTTGAGGTGCATAAATCCTTCCTTAGATGCAAGGCCTAGCAGCAGTCAAGTTGCTGTGATGATAAACTCTATAAAAGGCGATGAAGAGAAATCCACAAATACAAGCATTGAGCTCTAA
- the LOC113738540 gene encoding ubiquitin-conjugating enzyme E2 5-like isoform X2 produces the protein MTSPSKRREMDVMKLMMSDYSVETVNDGLSEFNVLFHGPKESTYEGGVWKVHVELPDAYPYKSPSIGFVNKIFHPNVDELSGSVCLDVINQSWSPMFDLLNIFEVFLPQLLLYPNPSDPLNGDAASLMMKDKTQYEQKVKEYCERYAKAENIVKSKEDEESEEEDISDGHCTSSDDEIPGLEDP, from the exons ATGACTTCTCCAAGTAAACGAAGGGAGATGGATGTAATGAAGTT GATGATGAGCGATTACAGTGTGGAAACAGTAAATGACGGGCTCAGTGAATTCAACGTGCTATTTCATGGTCCAAAAGAAA GCACATATGAAGGTGGGGTGTGGAAAGTCCATGTTGAGCTTCCTGATGCTTATCCATATAAGTCTCCTTCAATAGGATTTGTTAACAAGATTTTCCACCCAAATGTTGATGAATT GTCCGGTTCTGTCTGCTTAGATGTTATTAATCAATCATGGAGCCCTATGTTTG ATCTTTTAAACATTTTTGAAGTGTTTCTTCCACAGCTTTTACTTTATCCTAATCCTTCTGATCCATTAAATGGTGATGCTGCATCATTAATGATGAAGGACAAAACTCAATATGAACAGAAAGTTAAAG AGTACTGTGAACGCTATGCGAAGGCGGAGAACATTGTGAAGTCCAAAGAGGATGAAGAGAGTGAAGAAGAGGACATCAGTGATGGGCACTGCACATCATCCGATGATGAAATTCCAGGACTAGAAGACCCTTGA
- the LOC113738540 gene encoding ubiquitin-conjugating enzyme E2 5-like isoform X1 encodes MWVDLVDKGESLARNRMMSDYSVETVNDGLSEFNVLFHGPKESTYEGGVWKVHVELPDAYPYKSPSIGFVNKIFHPNVDELSGSVCLDVINQSWSPMFDLLNIFEVFLPQLLLYPNPSDPLNGDAASLMMKDKTQYEQKVKEYCERYAKAENIVKSKEDEESEEEDISDGHCTSSDDEIPGLEDP; translated from the exons ATGTGGGTAGATCTGGTAGATAAAGGAGAAAGCCTAGCCAGGAACAG GATGATGAGCGATTACAGTGTGGAAACAGTAAATGACGGGCTCAGTGAATTCAACGTGCTATTTCATGGTCCAAAAGAAA GCACATATGAAGGTGGGGTGTGGAAAGTCCATGTTGAGCTTCCTGATGCTTATCCATATAAGTCTCCTTCAATAGGATTTGTTAACAAGATTTTCCACCCAAATGTTGATGAATT GTCCGGTTCTGTCTGCTTAGATGTTATTAATCAATCATGGAGCCCTATGTTTG ATCTTTTAAACATTTTTGAAGTGTTTCTTCCACAGCTTTTACTTTATCCTAATCCTTCTGATCCATTAAATGGTGATGCTGCATCATTAATGATGAAGGACAAAACTCAATATGAACAGAAAGTTAAAG AGTACTGTGAACGCTATGCGAAGGCGGAGAACATTGTGAAGTCCAAAGAGGATGAAGAGAGTGAAGAAGAGGACATCAGTGATGGGCACTGCACATCATCCGATGATGAAATTCCAGGACTAGAAGACCCTTGA